One part of the Bacteroidia bacterium genome encodes these proteins:
- a CDS encoding hydroxyacid-oxoacid transhydrogenase: MQKDYAIQMGSSNLRYGPGVTREVGMDFKDMGIKRVLLITDQNLKEAYPVQTAKEALESEGIEYDVFDEVRVEPTDISFKQAVKVAQEGKYEAFLAVGGGSTIDTAKAANLYATYPDDFFAYINAPIGAGKPIPGPVKPLIAVPTTAGTGSETTGVAIFDLSDRHVKTGIAHRYLKPTLALVDPENTRDMPPVIAASSGLDVLCHALESYTALDFNQRPLPARPILRPAYQGNNPISDIWSLKAVDLVSKYIVRAYRNPDDMEARSNMILASSMAGMGFGNAGVHLCHGMSYPVSGMVREYIPEGLNTPHPIIPHGMSVVLNAPAVFRFTGQACPERHLKAVEIMGGDISKVKNAREEAGPLLANEIVKIMKDLDVPNGLSAIGFTAEDIPALVEGTLPQHRVTKLSPRPADAEDLTALFQDAMVAW, translated from the coding sequence ATGCAAAAAGACTACGCGATTCAAATGGGGAGTTCCAATCTCAGGTACGGACCCGGAGTTACCCGAGAAGTAGGAATGGACTTCAAAGATATGGGCATTAAACGTGTCCTGCTTATCACAGATCAAAACCTCAAAGAGGCTTATCCGGTTCAAACAGCAAAGGAAGCCCTGGAATCTGAAGGGATAGAATATGATGTTTTTGATGAAGTTCGGGTAGAACCTACTGATATATCTTTTAAACAAGCAGTAAAGGTGGCTCAGGAAGGAAAATATGAGGCATTTTTGGCGGTAGGAGGAGGTTCAACCATAGATACGGCAAAAGCTGCTAACCTTTATGCCACCTATCCGGATGATTTCTTTGCTTATATAAATGCCCCCATCGGCGCAGGGAAACCAATACCCGGCCCGGTGAAGCCCTTAATTGCTGTACCAACCACTGCAGGAACCGGAAGCGAGACAACCGGAGTCGCAATCTTTGACCTTAGTGATCGGCACGTAAAAACCGGAATTGCTCATAGATACCTCAAGCCAACATTGGCTTTGGTTGATCCAGAAAATACTCGGGACATGCCCCCGGTAATAGCTGCCTCTTCTGGGCTGGATGTACTATGTCATGCCCTGGAATCCTATACCGCACTGGATTTTAACCAAAGACCACTTCCCGCCAGACCCATATTGCGTCCGGCTTATCAAGGCAATAATCCGATCAGTGATATTTGGTCTCTTAAGGCAGTCGATCTCGTTTCTAAATACATCGTTCGCGCCTACCGAAATCCCGACGATATGGAAGCCCGTTCAAATATGATTCTAGCCTCAAGTATGGCAGGTATGGGTTTTGGGAATGCAGGAGTTCATCTCTGTCATGGCATGTCTTATCCCGTTTCGGGCATGGTTCGAGAATATATACCTGAAGGTCTCAATACACCACATCCAATTATCCCGCATGGAATGTCTGTGGTTTTGAATGCTCCGGCAGTATTTCGTTTTACGGGGCAAGCATGTCCGGAAAGGCATTTGAAAGCTGTGGAGATTATGGGAGGAGATATCAGTAAGGTCAAGAATGCTCGTGAAGAAGCAGGCCCATTGTTGGCGAATGAGATTGTCAAGATTATGAAGGATCTCGACGTACCCAACGGACTTTCAGCTATCGGTTTTACCGCGGAAGATATACCTGCTTTGGTAGAGGGGACATTACCTCAACACAGGGTTACGAAACTTTCTCCCCGTCCGGCTGATGCCGAGGATTTGACGGCTTTGTTTCAGGATGCGATGGTGGCGTGGTAA
- a CDS encoding carbohydrate-binding family 9-like protein, with protein sequence MNYYYTILKKGFILLLSFFIFHSLGLSQIKPLNVIVIGAHPDDADLCAGGTAAQWASMGHRVKFLSLTNGDAGHQSMGGGALAKRRRAEAKESARRLGIVEYEVLDNHDGELFPSLDVRLQVIRRIRRWNADIVIIPRPNDYHPDHRNCGLVVQDAAYMVIVPNVASDTPPLEKNPVFLYCQDRFQKPNPFEPQIAVNIDPVIEKKYNALDAHESQFYEWLPWTNQAFDQVPKDKKERKLWLQKVWRRSVNDATKLSLAKWYGEEVAKGIENAETFQVCEYGKQPSEQELKMMFPMLGNPNPVIVAEKVDESIVVDGRLDEKIYQSGNEVYLKNSMDRKVNLDQDYISSATVFHDEEYLYIGFKCMDKDIHSSFSKRDEYLWKEEAVEVFIDVDESPNDYFEFEVSARNVIYDSYIVDPVNIDVDETLKYNMKGIKTAVHVAGTVNKRKDEDQYWTVEIALPLKELVEDYHPDKLSGYEWDINFYRINDDASEMKYMAWSPTQGSFHQPTKFGKIIFR encoded by the coding sequence ATGAATTACTACTACACTATCCTCAAAAAAGGATTCATCCTTTTGCTATCCTTTTTCATATTTCATTCTCTGGGCCTAAGTCAAATTAAGCCACTAAATGTAATCGTAATCGGTGCTCATCCCGATGATGCTGATCTTTGTGCGGGAGGTACAGCCGCTCAATGGGCTAGTATGGGACATAGGGTAAAATTTCTTTCCCTGACAAATGGAGATGCCGGACATCAAAGTATGGGAGGAGGAGCCTTGGCAAAAAGAAGAAGAGCAGAAGCAAAGGAATCGGCAAGGCGGCTGGGAATAGTCGAATATGAAGTGCTCGACAACCATGATGGAGAACTTTTCCCTAGCCTCGATGTACGTCTGCAGGTAATCCGTAGGATCAGACGTTGGAATGCTGATATCGTCATCATCCCTCGCCCCAATGATTACCATCCCGATCATAGAAATTGTGGATTGGTGGTTCAAGATGCAGCCTATATGGTGATCGTTCCAAATGTTGCCTCGGACACACCTCCATTGGAGAAAAATCCAGTCTTCCTATACTGCCAGGATCGTTTCCAAAAGCCCAATCCTTTCGAACCACAAATTGCTGTGAATATTGATCCTGTCATTGAGAAAAAATACAATGCTTTGGATGCCCATGAATCTCAATTTTATGAGTGGCTTCCCTGGACCAATCAAGCATTCGATCAGGTTCCCAAGGATAAAAAGGAGCGCAAACTTTGGCTTCAAAAGGTTTGGAGGAGATCCGTGAATGATGCGACAAAACTTTCTCTGGCAAAATGGTATGGAGAGGAAGTAGCAAAGGGCATAGAAAATGCCGAAACCTTCCAGGTTTGCGAATACGGCAAACAACCGTCCGAACAAGAGTTAAAAATGATGTTTCCTATGCTGGGCAATCCGAATCCGGTAATTGTAGCAGAAAAGGTGGATGAGTCTATAGTTGTTGATGGTAGATTGGACGAAAAGATTTATCAATCTGGCAATGAAGTTTACCTAAAAAACAGCATGGATAGAAAGGTAAATCTGGATCAGGATTATATTAGTTCTGCGACTGTTTTTCATGATGAAGAATACCTGTATATCGGCTTCAAGTGTATGGACAAAGATATTCACAGTAGTTTCAGTAAAAGAGATGAGTATTTGTGGAAAGAGGAAGCTGTCGAAGTATTTATTGATGTGGATGAAAGCCCCAATGATTATTTTGAGTTTGAAGTTTCAGCTCGAAATGTAATTTACGACAGCTACATTGTTGATCCGGTAAATATTGATGTAGACGAAACCCTCAAGTACAATATGAAGGGTATCAAAACAGCTGTCCATGTCGCCGGCACTGTCAACAAGCGCAAAGATGAAGATCAGTATTGGACAGTAGAGATTGCGCTTCCCTTAAAAGAACTGGTAGAAGACTATCACCCGGACAAACTATCAGGCTACGAATGGGACATCAATTTTTACCGCATCAATGATGATGCAAGTGAGATGAAGTACATGGCCTGGTCCCCTACTCAAGGAAGCTTTCACCAGCCCACAAAATTTGGAAAGATCATTTTTAGATAA
- the uxaC gene encoding glucuronate isomerase, whose translation MHKIKPFLDENFLLENATAEILYHEFAKDQPIIDYHNHLPPGEILHNKSFSTLTEVWLKGDHYKWRAMRANGIGEEFITGSISDREKFRKWAETVPFTMRNPLYHWTHLELKRYFGIHSLLNASTADEVYDQATELLQQDAFSSRGLLEKMNVSLLCSTDDPTDDLKSHQALKKEGWKIRLLPGFRPDKFIMIQTTAFPDMLAKLEACTAKNIETFSSLMEALEERMDYFHGLGCRLSDHGLEKLYAEAYKEKEIEDIFRKRIEGKDISCLEARKYQSAILYRLALLYHKKNWTMQFHLGAIRNNNDRLMRRLGADVGADSIGDFEQARALSSFLNRLDREEKLAQTILYNLNPGDNEVFATMAGNYNDGSVPGKIQWGSAWWFLDQKDGMEKQIDALSNMGMLSRFIGMLTDSRSFLSFPRHEYFRRILCNLIGKDVHKGELPHDIPWLGKMVADICYGNAKRYFDF comes from the coding sequence ATGCATAAGATCAAACCTTTCCTCGACGAGAATTTTCTGCTGGAGAATGCAACAGCGGAGATTTTATATCACGAATTTGCCAAAGATCAACCCATCATTGATTATCACAATCATCTACCTCCGGGAGAGATTTTGCATAACAAAAGCTTTTCTACCTTGACAGAGGTTTGGTTAAAAGGAGATCATTATAAATGGCGAGCGATGCGGGCCAATGGAATCGGGGAGGAGTTCATCACCGGATCTATCTCTGATCGGGAAAAGTTCAGAAAGTGGGCAGAAACTGTGCCTTTTACCATGCGAAACCCCCTGTACCACTGGACGCATTTAGAACTCAAGCGATACTTCGGGATACATAGCTTACTCAATGCTAGCACGGCAGATGAGGTGTATGATCAGGCTACAGAACTATTACAGCAAGATGCTTTCTCAAGTAGAGGCTTACTTGAAAAAATGAATGTGAGCTTACTTTGCAGTACCGATGATCCGACTGACGATCTCAAATCGCATCAAGCCCTTAAAAAAGAAGGCTGGAAAATTCGACTGCTGCCAGGTTTCAGGCCGGACAAGTTTATCATGATCCAGACAACTGCTTTTCCGGATATGCTGGCAAAACTGGAGGCCTGCACGGCTAAGAACATAGAAACCTTTAGCAGCCTCATGGAAGCTCTTGAAGAAAGGATGGATTACTTCCATGGATTGGGATGTCGGCTTTCGGATCATGGATTGGAAAAGTTGTATGCAGAAGCCTATAAAGAGAAAGAAATCGAAGATATTTTCCGCAAAAGAATAGAAGGGAAAGACATTAGTTGCCTGGAAGCTCGAAAGTATCAGTCAGCTATTTTGTATCGTCTGGCACTCCTTTATCATAAAAAAAACTGGACCATGCAGTTTCATCTGGGAGCTATCAGGAATAATAATGATCGATTGATGAGGAGACTGGGGGCAGATGTGGGAGCGGATTCTATTGGTGATTTTGAACAGGCACGAGCGCTTTCAAGCTTTTTGAATCGATTGGACCGGGAGGAAAAACTGGCGCAAACAATCCTGTATAATCTCAATCCGGGAGACAATGAAGTCTTTGCGACTATGGCAGGGAATTACAATGATGGGAGTGTTCCGGGCAAAATACAATGGGGCTCAGCCTGGTGGTTCCTGGATCAAAAGGATGGGATGGAAAAGCAAATAGACGCTCTATCCAATATGGGTATGTTGTCGAGATTCATCGGCATGCTGACCGATAGCAGGAGCTTCCTTTCTTTCCCCCGCCATGAATATTTCCGAAGAATCCTCTGTAATCTGATCGGCAAAGATGTCCACAAAGGAGAACTCCCTCATGACATCCCCTGGTTGGGTAAGATGGTTGCAGATATTTGCTATGGAAATGCCAAACGCTATTTTGATTTCTAA
- a CDS encoding sulfatase-like hydrolase/transferase, whose translation MRFLSIAISLIFLFSCSMGKKEVNTSFPQKPNIILIMVDDLGWGDVGFNGNQKIKTPNLDKLASKGFRLSRFYSAAPVCSPTRASCLTGRNPNRMGIPGANTGHMLKEEIGLAEVLKAMGYRTGHFGKWHLGTLTTQMKDANRGKAGDSTHYSIPSMHGYDAYFCTESKVPTYDPLIKPLEFDTAKGESLRYGWAAAIEAKKEVEEYGTWYWSGIEERVLKEMEGENTRIIMDQVLQFLKRNQKTPFFTTIWPHTPHLPVVAAKKYRDMYAGLSHEEQLYYGSITAMDEQIGRLWNYLAENGIAENTMIWFCSDNGPENRTPGSAAHFRGRKRSLYEGGLRVPAFMLWPEKFDQGKELDFPMYTSDYLPTILDFLEVEEKIHDYPLDGISLRDVFEGKKNKRQAGMGFMHRNGAKSWVHQQYKLISPKKDAAFELYDLLTDPSEENNLASQYPAILSELKRELEEWSASVERSNEGADYP comes from the coding sequence ATGCGATTTCTTTCAATAGCTATTTCTCTGATTTTTCTTTTTTCCTGTTCTATGGGAAAGAAAGAAGTCAATACTTCCTTTCCTCAAAAACCAAATATCATCCTCATCATGGTGGATGATTTGGGCTGGGGCGATGTCGGTTTTAATGGAAATCAAAAAATAAAAACCCCAAATCTGGATAAGCTGGCTTCTAAAGGATTTCGCTTGTCTCGTTTCTATTCAGCAGCACCGGTTTGTTCGCCTACAAGAGCCTCCTGCCTCACAGGTCGCAACCCCAATCGCATGGGCATTCCCGGAGCCAATACGGGACATATGCTGAAAGAGGAAATCGGACTTGCTGAAGTCTTAAAAGCTATGGGGTATAGAACCGGCCATTTTGGGAAGTGGCATTTGGGTACCCTGACAACTCAAATGAAGGATGCTAATCGAGGCAAAGCGGGAGATTCGACACATTATTCTATCCCAAGTATGCATGGCTATGATGCCTATTTCTGTACGGAATCTAAAGTTCCGACTTATGATCCTCTCATTAAACCACTGGAATTTGATACTGCGAAGGGAGAATCTCTTCGATATGGTTGGGCAGCTGCGATTGAAGCGAAAAAGGAGGTTGAAGAATATGGTACCTGGTATTGGTCTGGAATTGAAGAAAGAGTGCTCAAAGAAATGGAGGGTGAGAATACCCGGATAATCATGGATCAAGTCCTCCAATTTTTAAAGAGAAATCAAAAAACTCCTTTTTTTACGACCATTTGGCCACATACTCCCCATTTACCCGTAGTAGCTGCTAAAAAGTACAGAGATATGTATGCAGGCCTTTCCCATGAAGAGCAATTGTATTACGGAAGTATTACTGCAATGGATGAGCAAATTGGTAGGCTATGGAACTATTTAGCGGAAAATGGGATAGCGGAAAATACCATGATCTGGTTTTGTAGTGATAATGGGCCTGAAAACCGCACTCCTGGTTCTGCTGCTCATTTCAGGGGGAGAAAGAGGAGTTTGTATGAAGGAGGGTTACGGGTTCCTGCATTTATGCTTTGGCCCGAAAAATTTGATCAGGGAAAAGAACTGGATTTCCCCATGTACACCAGTGATTACCTGCCTACGATTTTGGACTTCCTGGAGGTAGAGGAAAAAATTCATGACTATCCCCTTGATGGGATTAGTCTACGCGATGTTTTTGAAGGCAAAAAGAATAAGCGCCAGGCAGGAATGGGCTTTATGCACAGGAATGGGGCGAAATCCTGGGTACATCAGCAGTATAAATTGATTTCGCCTAAGAAAGATGCTGCTTTTGAACTCTATGATCTCCTTACTGATCCTTCAGAGGAAAATAATCTGGCCAGTCAATATCCCGCTATTTTATCTGAATTGAAAAGAGAGTTGGAGGAATGGTCAGCTTCTGTTGAAAGGAGTAATGAGGGAGCGGATTATCCCTAA
- a CDS encoding TRAP transporter substrate-binding protein: protein MKKLLSIAILLSILSCSEISGVKNLKLGHGLDVSHPVHKALEFLAERVQEKSGGSLEIEIYPSQQLGTERQCLELLQIGSLAMTKVSGAVMESFAPNTKVLSLPYIFRGKEHAHQVFDSKLGKDLLIQGERYWLRGLAYLDAGQRSFYTKERPVKSPADLEGLKIRVQESVSAMNLVRSLGGSPTPISWGELYTALQQGVVDGAENNPPSFYTSRHYEVCKYYSLNEHTAVPDILVISTVFWNRLSEQEQAWLQEASDEAIVYQRELWAKAEQEALDAVQKAGVEVIRPSKDAFMEKTKGLLDAFQEEPEVYKLIQDIQQIGLKDEQIENAG from the coding sequence ATGAAAAAACTCCTCTCAATTGCCATTCTCCTGTCTATCCTGAGCTGCTCAGAGATCAGTGGAGTTAAAAACCTCAAACTTGGGCATGGTCTCGATGTAAGTCATCCGGTTCATAAGGCCCTGGAATTTCTGGCAGAACGGGTCCAGGAAAAATCTGGCGGTAGCCTGGAAATCGAAATTTATCCCAGCCAACAATTAGGTACCGAAAGGCAATGCCTCGAATTATTGCAAATTGGGAGTTTAGCTATGACCAAAGTTTCCGGAGCCGTAATGGAAAGCTTTGCCCCCAATACCAAAGTGCTGAGTTTGCCCTATATATTCAGAGGAAAAGAGCATGCACATCAGGTTTTTGATTCTAAATTGGGAAAAGACCTCTTAATTCAAGGGGAAAGGTATTGGCTCAGAGGCCTTGCTTATCTCGATGCCGGTCAACGTTCCTTTTATACCAAAGAAAGACCAGTCAAATCACCCGCCGATCTGGAAGGCTTGAAAATACGTGTACAGGAAAGTGTATCTGCCATGAACCTGGTTCGTTCTCTGGGTGGTTCACCTACTCCCATTTCCTGGGGAGAATTATATACTGCTTTGCAGCAAGGAGTAGTAGATGGAGCCGAAAATAATCCTCCTTCCTTTTATACCTCAAGACATTATGAAGTCTGCAAGTATTACTCCCTCAATGAGCATACGGCAGTTCCTGATATCCTGGTCATAAGTACGGTATTTTGGAATCGACTTTCTGAGCAAGAACAAGCATGGTTGCAGGAAGCTTCCGATGAAGCCATCGTTTATCAAAGAGAACTTTGGGCCAAAGCGGAACAAGAGGCCTTAGATGCTGTTCAAAAAGCCGGAGTAGAAGTGATTCGTCCCAGCAAAGATGCTTTTATGGAGAAAACTAAAGGACTACTGGATGCTTTTCAAGAAGAACCTGAAGTGTATAAACTCATTCAGGATATCCAGCAAATAGGCCTAAAAGATGAGCAAATTGAAAATGCCGGATAA
- a CDS encoding SDR family oxidoreductase, which translates to MSALASKTAIVTGGAGVLGGAMANGLALAGAKVGILGRNIEKIQAKVGEIESLGGKALGLKADVLDRKELEQARDKLLDHWGGVDILVNAAGGNMKGATIMPEQDIFDLSMDDFSRVTDLNLKGTLLPSLVFGKSMAEKKAGSIVNISSMAAQQALTRVVGYSASKAAIDNLTKWMAVEMAHKFGPKLRVNAIAPGFFIGEQNRKLLLQEDGSLTARGKNIIEQTPMRRFGEPEELISTLVWLCDDATSFVSGIIVPVDGGFSAFSGV; encoded by the coding sequence ATGTCAGCACTTGCATCTAAAACTGCCATCGTCACCGGAGGAGCTGGTGTCCTGGGAGGAGCCATGGCCAACGGACTTGCCCTTGCTGGGGCTAAAGTCGGAATTCTGGGAAGAAATATTGAAAAAATTCAGGCTAAAGTTGGAGAGATTGAATCACTCGGAGGAAAAGCTTTAGGATTGAAAGCGGATGTACTGGATAGGAAGGAATTGGAGCAGGCGAGGGATAAGTTGCTCGATCATTGGGGTGGGGTAGATATTTTGGTAAATGCTGCGGGGGGAAATATGAAAGGAGCGACTATTATGCCTGAACAGGATATTTTCGACCTCTCAATGGATGACTTTAGCAGAGTTACAGACCTGAATTTAAAAGGAACACTCCTGCCGAGTTTAGTATTTGGGAAAAGTATGGCTGAAAAGAAAGCCGGTAGTATCGTAAACATCTCATCCATGGCTGCTCAACAAGCCTTGACCCGAGTTGTAGGATACTCTGCCTCCAAAGCAGCGATTGACAATTTGACCAAATGGATGGCTGTGGAAATGGCCCATAAGTTTGGCCCCAAACTCCGGGTAAATGCTATCGCACCAGGCTTTTTTATAGGGGAACAGAACCGAAAACTTTTATTGCAAGAAGATGGGAGCCTTACAGCCCGAGGAAAAAACATTATAGAGCAGACTCCTATGAGGCGATTTGGCGAGCCGGAAGAATTGATCAGTACCCTGGTTTGGTTATGTGATGATGCAACTTCTTTTGTGTCGGGAATTATCGTTCCGGTAGATGGGGGCTTTAGTGCCTTTTCCGGAGTCTAA
- a CDS encoding tagaturonate reductase, with protein sequence MEILRRNTAALKQQRPIRVMQFGAGNFLRAFSDWMIDILNEKTNFDGDVLLVKPTEKGDYEELRAQEGLYHVLLNGVENGELKEATRLITCVRHIIHPYKEWSAYLASAQKPDLRFIISNTTESGIVYTSGEPKAVDNCPKEFPAKLCYWLWARYEHFKGAADKGCIILPLELIEDNGAKLKAAILSYAKDWGLGQDFEAWIDQHNTFCNTLVDRIVSGYPEKKAAEIQTHLQKDDKLLVAGEIYHSWIIEGPEFVRNELPFDQTDLNIQLVKELNIHRQIKVRILNGAHTSIVPIGLLAGVELVSEAIAHPLLSLYLQALLEKEVIPNIEYDKAYLEAFASDVKDRFKNPHIRHQLISIALNSSSKFVSRLLPTFKDYLRKREALPVHICFAWAALICLYKGEWKGKHFALKDDEERLAFFKSSWDRNPRAYAELVRTILAKEDIWGEDMTNVPELSSAIAGFVELIDRHGMEEALTYLLHDIS encoded by the coding sequence ATGGAAATACTCAGAAGAAATACAGCAGCCTTAAAACAGCAAAGACCCATTCGCGTCATGCAATTTGGAGCCGGGAATTTTCTCCGGGCTTTCAGTGATTGGATGATTGATATTCTCAATGAAAAGACCAATTTTGACGGAGATGTTTTGCTTGTAAAGCCCACAGAAAAAGGGGACTATGAAGAATTGAGAGCACAAGAGGGTTTATACCATGTCTTGCTCAATGGAGTAGAAAATGGAGAACTTAAGGAAGCCACGAGGCTTATTACTTGTGTTAGGCACATCATTCATCCCTATAAAGAATGGAGCGCCTATCTTGCTTCTGCCCAAAAGCCTGATCTCCGTTTCATCATTTCTAATACCACAGAATCGGGCATCGTCTATACTTCTGGAGAACCTAAAGCAGTAGATAATTGTCCCAAAGAATTCCCAGCCAAGCTTTGCTATTGGCTCTGGGCCCGCTACGAGCACTTTAAGGGGGCAGCTGATAAAGGATGTATTATTCTTCCGCTAGAACTGATAGAGGATAATGGAGCCAAATTAAAGGCAGCCATTTTATCCTATGCTAAAGATTGGGGGCTGGGACAGGATTTTGAAGCCTGGATTGATCAACACAATACCTTTTGCAATACCCTGGTTGACAGGATAGTTTCTGGATACCCCGAAAAGAAAGCCGCTGAAATACAGACCCATCTTCAGAAGGATGATAAGCTGCTGGTTGCGGGGGAAATTTACCATAGCTGGATCATAGAAGGGCCTGAATTTGTTCGGAATGAGCTCCCTTTTGATCAAACAGATCTCAATATTCAGTTGGTGAAAGAGCTGAATATTCATCGCCAGATAAAAGTTCGCATCCTCAATGGAGCACATACTTCGATTGTACCTATAGGTTTATTGGCGGGAGTGGAACTGGTTTCTGAAGCCATAGCACATCCTTTATTATCCCTTTACCTTCAAGCTCTATTAGAAAAAGAGGTGATTCCCAATATCGAATATGATAAGGCCTATTTAGAAGCTTTTGCCTCCGATGTAAAGGATCGTTTCAAAAACCCCCATATCAGACATCAATTGATCAGTATAGCCCTCAATTCCAGTTCGAAATTTGTCAGCCGTTTATTGCCGACTTTTAAAGACTATCTGAGAAAGAGGGAGGCTTTGCCCGTTCATATTTGTTTTGCCTGGGCAGCTTTGATTTGTTTGTATAAAGGGGAATGGAAAGGCAAACATTTCGCTCTGAAAGATGATGAAGAGAGGCTTGCTTTTTTTAAATCTTCCTGGGACAGGAATCCTAGGGCTTATGCTGAATTAGTTAGAACCATCCTCGCAAAAGAGGATATTTGGGGAGAGGACATGACAAATGTTCCGGAATTGAGCTCAGCTATTGCTGGATTTGTAGAACTCATAGATAGGCATGGGATGGAAGAAGCCCTGACCTACCTTTTACATGATATTTCCTGA